In one Alnus glutinosa chromosome 12, dhAlnGlut1.1, whole genome shotgun sequence genomic region, the following are encoded:
- the LOC133852039 gene encoding probable disease resistance protein At4g27220 translates to MEIVIAIAAKIVEYTVAPVGQWLCYSFRYSNNIGSVKYQVEKLRLARDSMQHSIDVAIRNGEEIEGEVNKWLKEVDEITELARKVLEGEEEAKMKCSNGACLNLKVRHQLSHKAAKIVKDIGEVLKNGSFDRVSYRPAPQGIVTTRYVNYMDFESRMSTVKGLMEALGDANINVIGMWGMPGVGKTTLARVVANQAKEEKLFDEVAMADVTQSPDLRKIQGEIADMLDLKFDKETVLGRAIRLRERLSQHRKILVILDDIWVKLDFEKIGIPSEGCKVLLISRNRDVFCEMGTQKDFRLEILPEEEAWNLLENMAGDYVKDPNFRCVATEVAKECEGLPLAIVTVSKALKNKTLSEWKDALKLLRSPAPGHLTRMQKTIYSSIELSYSHLESEEVKYFFLRCAQMGFFIHYKDLLKYCYGLGSFHGINTLEDARNRLNRLVRNLKDSCLLLDCPHSSKEFHMHMHDVVRDVATLIASKDHDIIIVRDDDGLKERLDVDALKRCKEFSMHGGDFHRLPDEMECPELRFLCMNGGGHSLPIPYTFFQGMGRLKVLDLTQMQLSPLPSSLPLLRNLRTLCLDGCVLGDIAVIGELKNLEILSLLKSHIWQLPREIGLLTRLRLLDLSHCSKLEVIPPNVLSSLVALEELYMGNSFVQWEAEGLNNASLAELKNLSHLITLEIHIPDESNLPKDLLFEKLERYVILVGDVWDWPDNQGEASRILKLKLNTNFQSAVGIKLMLLIKRTENLYLDELKGVTSVLNEFDREGFQQLKHLHIQNNSEIKYIINSSMLMDITFLALETILLENMTGLEEICHGQLPSLRSFGNLRIAKVERCDKLKFVFSSSIARGLSQLEQLEIRECSIMEEILVTEELGAAEETILKVLFPQLKFLILKELPILKRFCKGINIKFSSLKHLVIDNCPKLKTFISKPVSLGMTINKEPEEMNADESPHTLVQPLFDEKVAFPSLEYLSISHMDDLKILWHTQLAVDSFYKLQRIHVRLCENLVNVFQSDTLTRFQSLEELLVRDCGSLQEVFELQGLNVTKMQAVTTIQLKILGLFCLPNMKHVWSEDPKPIFSFQNLKIVRVLGCTSLKGLFPASVATCLTQLEQLMIDFCYELEEIIAGEKVAQPIAKFFFPEVRVLHLLNLPRLKWFYRGVHTSEWPKLKVMLVGWCPKIEILASELLSFQDIVGERQVGISVKQPLFLVDDKVPFPLLEKLRISCMTDLKIIWHNKHFTANSYCNPHTILKFEFCENLVVQETCVFPATQLKELHLLYLPKLKHIWNKDPQQISNFQNPIEVHYDFPAMKDVQFDGHSVAEIISEEL, encoded by the exons ATGGAGATTGTTATTGCGATTGCTGCCAAAATTGTTGAGTATACGGTTGCACCAGTTGGACAATGGCTATGTTACTCATTTCGCTACAGCAACAACATTGGGAGTGTGAAGTATCAGGTAGAGAAGTTGCGGCTTGCTAGAGATAGCATGCAACATTCCATTGATGTGGCGATAAGAAACGGTGAAGAAATTGAAGGTGAAGTTAACAAGTGGTTGAAAGAGGTGGATGAGATTACAGAATTGGCCAGGAAAGTTCttgaaggtgaagaagaagcaaagatgAAGTGTTCTAATGGGGCATGCTTGAACTTGAAGGTGCGGCATCAGTTAAGCCATAAAGCAGCAAAGATAGTGAAAGATATTGGGGAAGTTCTGAAAAATGGGAGTTTTGACAGAGTTTCGTACCGGCCTGCTCCACAGGGGATAGTGACTACGAGATATGTAAATTACATGGACTTTGAGTCAAGAATGTCAACTGTGAAGGGACTTATGGAGGCACTGGGAGATGCTAACATCAATGTGATTGGTATGTGGGGGATGCCTGGTGTTGGAAAGACTACACTAGCGAGAGTAGTTGCCAATCAAGCCAAGGAAGAAAAGTTATTTGATGAGGTGGCCATGGCCGATGTGACGCAGAGCCCAGACCTTAGAAAAATTCAAGGAGAAATTGCGGACATGCTAGATCTAAAGTTTGATAAGGAGACTGTACTCGGAAGAGCAATTCGTCTACGTGAGAGATTATCACAACACAGGAAGATACTTGTAATCTTAGATGATATATGGGTGAAACTTGATTTTGAGAAGATAGGAATTCCTTCTGAGGGATGCAAGGTATTACTGATATCCAGAAATCGAGATGTATTTTGTGAAATGGGCACCCAAAAGGATTTTCGACTTGAAATTTTACCTGAAGAAGAAGCATGGAATTTACTTGAGAACATGGCAGGTGATTATGTTAAAGACCCTAATTTTCGATGCGTGGCAACGGAGGTAGCTAAAGAGTGTGAAGGTCTACCTCTTGCAATTGTAACAGTTTCTAAggcattaaaaaataagacttTATCTGAATGGAAGGATGCCTTGAAGCTACTAAGAAGTCCCGCTCCTGGACACCTCACAAGAATGCAGAAAACTATATATTCTTCTATAGAGCTGAGTTATAGTCATCTTGAAAGTGAAGAggttaaatatttctttttgcGTTGTGCTCAAATGGGTTTCTTCATCCACTATAAGGACTTATTGAAATACTGTTATGGTTTGGGTTCATTTCATGGCATCAATACATTGGAAGATGCGAGAAACAGATTAAATAGACTAGTTCGTAATCTGAAAGACTCTTGTTTGTTGCTAGATTGTCCTCATAGTTCTAAAGAGtttcatatgcatatgcatgACGTTGTTCGTGACGTTGCTACATTAATTGCATCAAAGGATCACGATATTATTATCGTGAGAGATGATGATGGGCTAAAAGAAAGGCTAGATGTGGATGCACTCAAAAGATGCAAGGAATTCTCAATGCATGGTGGAGATTTCCATAGACTTCCTGATGAAATGGAATGCCCAGAATTAAGATTCCTTTGTATGAATGGGGGAGGTCATTCTTTGCCAATCCCATACACTTTCTTTCAAGGGATGGGAAGGCTCAAAGTTTTGGATTTGACACAAATGCAACTTTCACCACTTCCTTCATCACTTCCTCTCCTTAGAAACCTGCGAACTTTGTGTCTGGATGGTTGTGTATTAGGAGACATAGCTGTAATTGGAGAGCTCAAAAATTTAGAAATTCTTAGCCTTCTTAAATCCCACATTTGGCAATTGCCAAGGGAAATAGGATTGTTGACTCGTTTACGATTGTTGGATTTGAGCCATTGTTCCAAACTTGAAGTGATTCCACCTAATGTCCTATCAAGCTTGGTCGCATTAGAAGAGTTGTATATGGGAAACAGTTTTGTTCAATGGGAGGCTGAAGGACTCAACAATGCTAGCCTTGCTGAGCTAAAGAATTTGTCACATTTGATCACTTTAGAGATACATATTCCAGATGAGAGCAATCTTCCAAAAGATCTGTTGTTTGAGAAGTTAGAAAGATATGTAATATTGGTAGGAGACGTATGGGACTGGCCTGATAATCAAGGAGAAGCCTCAAGAATATTAAAACTCAAGCTGAATACAAACTTCCAATCCGCGGTTGGGATTAAATTAATGCTATTGATCAAGAGAACGGAAAATCTTTACTTAGATGAGTTAAAGGGTGTTACGAGTGTTCTAAACGAATTCGATAGAGAAGGTTTTCAACAACTGAAGCATCTCCATATTCAAAATAATTCTGAGATTAAGTATATTATTAACTCGAGCATGTTAATGGATATTACCTTTCTTGCTTTGGAGACAATTCTTCTGGAAAATATGACAGGCTTGGAAGAAATATGTCATGGCCAACTTCCTAGCTTGAGATCCTTTGGTAACTTGAGAATTGCAAAAGTTGAACGTtgtgataaattaaaatttgtcttCTCATCATCCATAGCAAGGGGCCTTTCTCAACTGGAACAATTGGAGATAAGAGAATGTAGCATCATGGAAGAGATACTTGTCACAGAAGAATTAGGCGCAGCAGAAGAAACAATTCTTAAGGTGTTATTCCCTCAGCTGAAATTCCTAATCCTAAAAGAACTTCCAATCCTAAAAAGATTTTGCAAAGGAATTAATATCAAATTTTCATCCTTGAAGCATTTAGTGATAGACAATTGCCCTAAATTGAAGACATTCATATCAAAACCTGTTAGTTTGGGCATGACGATCAATAAAGAACCCGAGGAAATGAATGCAGATGAGAGCCCTCATACTCTTGTGCAACCTCTCTTCGATGAAAAG GTTGCCTTCCCTAGTTTGGAATATTTGTCAATTTCCCACATGGATGACTTGAAAATCTTATGGCACACTCAATTGGCCGTGGATTCCTTTTACAAGCTCCAGCGCATACATGTTAGACTTTGTGAAAATCTTGTGAACGTCTTTCAATCTGATACACTGACAAGATTTCAAAGTCTAGAAGAACTTCTCGTAAGAGATTGTGGCTCACTGCAAGAAGTATTTGAACTGCAAGGGCTAAATGTTACAAAAATGCAAGCTGTAACCACCATTCAGTTGaaaattttgggtttgttttgtcTACCCAATATGAAGCATGTATGGAGTGAAGACCCCAAACCAATTTTCAGCTTTCAAAATCTAAAAATAGTACGTGTTTTGGGATGTACGAGTTTGAAAGGTTTATTTCCAGCCTCCGTGGCTACATGTCTCACACAATTGGAGCAACTTATGATAGATTTTTGTTACGAACTGGAGGAAATTATTGCAGGGGAAAAAGTGGCACAACCAATAGCTAAGTTCTTCTTCCCTGAAGTAAGAGTCCTGCATCTTTTAAATCTACCAAGACTCAAGTGGTTTTACCGAGGAGTTCATACTTCAGAATGGCCAAAGCTGAAAGTTATGTTGGTGGGTTGGTGTCCAAAGATTGAGATACTCGCTTCTGAACTTTTAAGCTTTCAAGATATAGTTGGAGAGAGGCAAGTTGGGATCTCCGTTAAACAACCCCTTTTCTTGGTTGATGATAAG GTCCCATTCCCTCTTTTGGAAAAATTGAGAATCTCCTGCATGACGGACTTGAAGATTATATGGCATAACAAACATTTCACTGCAAATTCCTATTGCAACCCTCACACAATATTGAAATTTGAGTTCTGTGAAAATCTTGTTGTTCAAGAAACATGTGTTTTTCCAGCCactcaattaaaagaattgCATCTTCTTTATCTGCCAAAACTGAAGCATATATGGAATAAGGACCCCCAACAAATTTCCAACTTCCAAAATCCAATTGAAGTACATTATGACTTTCCTGCAATGAAGGATGTTCAGTTTGACGGGCATAGCGTCGCGGAAATTATTTCAGAGGAACTATAA